In Drosophila simulans strain w501 chromosome X, Prin_Dsim_3.1, whole genome shotgun sequence, one DNA window encodes the following:
- the LOC6725975 gene encoding potassium voltage-gated channel protein eag isoform X9, with the protein MPGGRRGLVAPQNTFLENIIRRSNSQPDSSFLLANAQIVDFPIVYCNESFCKISGYNRAEVMQKSCRCGFMYGELTDKETVGRLEYTLENQQQDQFEILLYKKNKTPLWLLLQVAPIRNERDLVVLFLLTFRDITALKQPIDSEDTKGVLGLSKFAKLARSVTRSRQFSAHLPTLKDPTKQSNLAHMMSLSADIMPQYRQEAPKTPPHILLHYCAFKAIWDWVILCLTFYTAIMVPYNVAFKNKTSEDVSLLVVDSIVDVIFFIDIVLNFHTTFVGPGGEVVSDPKVIRMNYLKSWFIIDLLSCLPYDVFNAFDRDEDGIGSLFSALKVVRLLRLGRVVRKLDRYLEYGAAMLILLLCFYMLVAHWLACIWYSIGRSDADNGIQYSWLWKLANVTQSPYSYIWSNDTGPELVNGPSRKSMYVTALYFTMTCMTSVGFGNVAAETDNEKVFTICMMIIAALLYATIFGHVTTIIQQMTSATAKYHDMLNNVREFMKLHEVPKALSERVMDYVVSTWAMTKGLDTEKVLNYCPKDMKADICVHLNRKVFNEHPAFRLASDGCLRALAMHFMMSHSAPGDLLYHTGESIDSLCFIVTGSLEVIQDDEVVAILGKGDVFGDQFWKDSAVGQSAANVRALTYCDLHAIKRDKLLEVLDFYSAFANSFARNLVLTYNLRHRLIFRKVADVKREKELAERRKNEPQLPQNQDHLVRKIFSKFRRTPQVQAGSKELVGGSGQSDVEKGDGEVERTKKLPAKLTLTEDARILSTAAAPSPSPSPSPSSGPPSARSTRASKWGRLLGSSSVDSASDTSAKVAVSRSLSARESLRESTAQARQSSTSSSNGGQGNKHLQLSKVFPKAPKLQASQATLARQDTIDEGGEVDSSPPSRDSRVVIEGAAVSSATVGPSPPVATTSSAAAGAGVSGGPGSGGTVVAIVTKADRNLALERERQIEMASSRATTSDTYDTGLRETPPTLAQRDLIATVLDMKVDVRLELQRMQQRIGRIEDLLGELVKRLAPGAGSGGTAPDNSSGQTTPGDEICAGCGAGGGGTPTTQAPPTSAVTSPVDTVITISSPGASGSGSGAGSAVAGAGGAGLLNPGATVVSSAGGNGLGPLMLKKRRSKSRKAPAPPKQTLASTAGTATAAPAGVAGSGMTTSAPASADQQQQHQSAADQSPTTPGAELLHLRLLEEDFTAAQLPSTSSGGAVGGGGSGSGATPTTPPPTTAGGSGSGTPTSTTATTTPTGSGTATRGKLDFL; encoded by the exons AAACCCCACTATGGCTGCTGCTACAGGTCGCACCCATACGCAACGAACGCGACCTGGTGGTGCTCTTCCTGCTGACCTTCCGGGACATCACGGCCCTCAAGCAGCCCATCGACAGCGAGGACACCAAGGGAG TTTTAGGTCTCTCGAAGTTCGCCAAATTGGCAAGATCGGTGACCCGGAGTCGCCAGTTCAGCGCCCATCTGCCCACGCTGAAGGATCCCACGAAGCAGTCCAATCTGGCGCAT ATGATGTCCTTAAGCGCGGATATTATGCCACAGTACCGACAGGAAGCACCCAAAACGCCGCCACACATACTCCTGCATTATTGTgcatttaaagcaatttggGACTGGGTGATATTgtgtttaacattttataCAGCCATCATG GTGCCATACAATGTagcgtttaaaaataaaacctcaGAGGATGTTTCCCTGCTCGTGGTCGATTCGATAGTCGATGTTATATTCTTTATAGATATTG TTTTAAACTTCCATACAACGTTCGTGGGTCCCGGAGGCGAGGTTGTTAGTGACCCAAAGGTGATCCGAATGAACTACCTAAAGTCGTGGTTCATCATCGACCTACTGAGCTGCCTGCCATACGACGTGTTCAACGCGTTCGATCGGGATGAGGACGGTATCGGTTCCCTGTTCAGTGCCCTCAAGGTGGTCCGACTTCTGCGTCTGGGGAGGGTGGTGCGAAAACTGGACCGCTACCTGGAGTACGGGGCCGCCATGTTGATCCTGCTGCTCTGCTTCTACATGCTGGTGGCCCATTGGCTAGCCTGCATATGGTACTCGATTGGTCGCAGCGATGCGGATAATGGG ATCCAGTACAGCTGGCTGTGGAAGCTGGCGAATGTCACCCAGTCGCCGTACTCGTATATATGGAGTAATGACACCGGGCCAGAATTGGTTAATGGGCCGTCACGGAAAAGCATGTACGTGACGGCCCTATATTTCACCATGACCTGCATGACCTCG GTGGGCTTTGGCAATGTCGCCGCGGAGACAGACAACGAGAAGGTGTTCACCATCTGCATGATGATCATTGCAG CTCTGCTGTATGCCACGATCTTTGGTCACGTTACCACCATCATCCAGCAGATGACGTCGGCTACGGCCAAGTATCACGACATGCTGAACAATGTGCGCGAGTTCATGAAGCTGCACGAGGTGCCGAAGGCTCTCAGCGAACGAGTGATGGACTATGTCGTCTCCACCTGGGCCATGACCAAGGGTCTGGATACCGAGAAG GTACTAAACTATTGTCCGAAAGATATGAAGGCTGACATATGTGTTCATCTAAATCGCAAAGTATTTAACGAGCATCCGGCATTTCGTCTGGCCTCGGATGGTTGTCTCCGGGCACTGGCGATGCACTTTATGATGTCGCACTCGGCGCCGGGGGATCTGCTCTATCACACCGGCGAGAGCATCGATAGCCTATGCTTCATCGTTACCGGCAGCCTAGAGGTGATACAGGACGACGAGGTTGTGGCAATATTGG GCAAGGGCGACGTCTTCGGCGATCAATTCTGGAAGGACTCGGCCGTTGGCCAGAGTGCGGCCAATGTGCGTGCTCTGACCTATTGTGATTTGCATGCCATCAAACGTGATAAATTGCTCGAAGTCCTCGATTTTTATTCGGCATTTGCGAATAGCTTTGCACGCAATCTGGTGCTCACCTACAATCTCAGACATCGACTGATTTTTCGCAAGGTGGCCGATGTGAAGCGCGAAAAAGAATTGGCCGAACGGCGTAAGAACGAGCCGCAATTGCCCCAGAATCAGGACCATCTCGTCCGGAAGATCTTCTCCAAATTCCGTCGCACTCCGCAGGTCCAAGCGGGCAGTAAGGAGCTCGTCGGCGGTTCCGGCCAAAGTGATGTCGAGAAGGGTGACGGCGAGGTGGAGCGAACTAAG AAGCTACCAGCCAAACTGACACTGACCGAGGACGCTCGCATCCTCAGCACCGCCGCGGCGCcctcgccatcgccatccccATCGCCCTCATCGGGTCCACCATCTGCGCGCAGTACACGGGCCAGCAAGTGGGGACGCCTCCTGGGCAGTTCAAGCGTCGATTCAGCTAGCGACACCAGCGCCAAGGTAGCCGTCTCGAGAAGTTTGAGCGCCCGCGAAAGCCTCCGAGAGAGCACCGCCCAAGCGCGGCAGAGTAGTACTTCGAGTAGCAATGGTGGACAAGGCAACAAA CATTTACAATTAAGCAAA GTTTTTCCCAAGGCGCCCAAGCTGCAAGCTAGCCAGGCCACCCTTGCCCGCCAGGACACCATCGACGAGGGTGGCGAGGTGGACTCCTCGCCGCCAAGTCGCGACAGTCGCGTGGTCATCGAGGGTGCAGCCGTCTCCTCGGCCACCGTGGGACCATCGCCGCCAGTGGCTACCACAtcctcggcggcggcgggagCTGGAGTATCTGGAGGACCAGGAAGTGGAGGCACTGTGGTGGCCATTGTCACCAAAGCGGATCGCAATCTGGCCTTGGAGCGGGAGCGCCAAATCGAAATGGCCAGCTCGAGAGCCACCACATCGGATACGTACGATACCGGGTTGCGCGAGACGCCGCCCACGCTGGCGCAGCGCGATCTCATCGCCACCGTGCTGGACATGAAGGTGGATGTGCGGCTGGAGCTGCAGCGCATGCAGCAGCGGATTGGCCGCATCGAGGATCTGCTCGGCGAGCTGGTCAAGCGGCTGGCACCCGGTGCCGGTAGCGGTGGCACCGCTCCGGATAACAGCAGTGGCCAGACCACGCCCGGCGACGAGATTTGCGCGGGCTGCGGCgcgggcggcggcggcacaCCCACAACACAGGCTCCCCCAACATCTGCGGTAACCAGCCCAGTGGACACTGTGATAACCATTTCATCGCCAGGAGCATCAGGATCGGGTTCGGGAGCGGGATCAGCAGTAGCTGGCGCTGGTGGCGCTGGTCTGCTAAATCCGGGCGCCACAGTTGTGTCGAGCGCGGGAGGCAACGGCCTGGGGCCACTGATGCTCAAGAAGCGACGCTCGAAGAGCAGGAAAGCACCGGCGCCTCCTAAGCAGACACTCGCCTCGACGGCCGGCACCGCGACCGCAGCTCCAGCGGGCGTTGCCGGGTCTGGTATGACGACATCGGCGCCAGCGTCAGcagatcagcagcagcaacatcaatcGGCGGCGGATCAATCGCCCACAACGCCTGGGGCAGAACTGCTGCATCTTCGCCTGCTCGAGGAGGACTTTACGGCGGCCCAACTACCATCGACATCGTCTGGCGGCGCCGTAGGTGGTGGAGGATCCGGGTctggtgccacgcccacaacacCGCCACCCACCACAGCGGGGGGCAGTGGAAGCGGCACGCCCACCAGCACCACAGccacgaccacgcccacagGCAGCGGTACAGCAACGCGCGGCAAGCTGGACTTCCTGTAG
- the LOC6725975 gene encoding potassium voltage-gated channel protein eag isoform X7, which translates to MPGGRRGLVAPQNTFLENIIRRSNSQPDSSFLLANAQIVDFPIVYCNESFCKISGYNRAEVMQKSCRCGFMYGELTDKETVGRLEYTLENQQQDQFEILLYKKNNLQCGCALSQFGKAQTQETPLWLLLQVAPIRNERDLVVLFLLTFRDITALKQPIDSEDTKGVLGLSKFAKLARSVTRSRQFSAHLPTLKDPTKQSNLAHMMSLSADIMPQYRQEAPKTPPHILLHYCAFKAIWDWVILCLTFYTAIMVPYNVAFKNKTSEDVSLLVVDSIVDVIFFIDIVLNFHTTFVGPGGEVVSDPKVIRMNYLKSWFIIDLLSCLPYDVFNAFDRDEDGIGSLFSALKVVRLLRLGRVVRKLDRYLEYGAAMLILLLCFYMLVAHWLACIWYSIGRSDADNGIQYSWLWKLANVTQSPYSYIWSNDTGPELVNGPSRKSMYVTALYFTMTCMTSVGFGNVAAETDNEKVFTICMMIIAALLYATIFGHVTTIIQQMTSATAKYHDMLNNVREFMKLHEVPKALSERVMDYVVSTWAMTKGLDTEKVLNYCPKDMKADICVHLNRKVFNEHPAFRLASDGCLRALAMHFMMSHSAPGDLLYHTGESIDSLCFIVTGSLEVIQDDEVVAILGKGDVFGDQFWKDSAVGQSAANVRALTYCDLHAIKRDKLLEVLDFYSAFANSFARNLVLTYNLRHRLIFRKVADVKREKELAERRKNEPQLPQNQDHLVRKIFSKFRRTPQVQAGSKELVGGSGQSDVEKGDGEVERTKLPAKLTLTEDARILSTAAAPSPSPSPSPSSGPPSARSTRASKWGRLLGSSSVDSASDTSAKVAVSRSLSARESLRESTAQARQSSTSSSNGGQGNKVFPKAPKLQASQATLARQDTIDEGGEVDSSPPSRDSRVVIEGAAVSSATVGPSPPVATTSSAAAGAGVSGGPGSGGTVVAIVTKADRNLALERERQIEMASSRATTSDTYDTGLRETPPTLAQRDLIATVLDMKVDVRLELQRMQQRIGRIEDLLGELVKRLAPGAGSGGTAPDNSSGQTTPGDEICAGCGAGGGGTPTTQAPPTSAVTSPVDTVITISSPGASGSGSGAGSAVAGAGGAGLLNPGATVVSSAGGNGLGPLMLKKRRSKSRKAPAPPKQTLASTAGTATAAPAGVAGSGMTTSAPASADQQQQHQSAADQSPTTPGAELLHLRLLEEDFTAAQLPSTSSGGAVGGGGSGSGATPTTPPPTTAGGSGSGTPTSTTATTTPTGSGTATRGKLDFL; encoded by the exons AAACCCCACTATGGCTGCTGCTACAGGTCGCACCCATACGCAACGAACGCGACCTGGTGGTGCTCTTCCTGCTGACCTTCCGGGACATCACGGCCCTCAAGCAGCCCATCGACAGCGAGGACACCAAGGGAG TTTTAGGTCTCTCGAAGTTCGCCAAATTGGCAAGATCGGTGACCCGGAGTCGCCAGTTCAGCGCCCATCTGCCCACGCTGAAGGATCCCACGAAGCAGTCCAATCTGGCGCAT ATGATGTCCTTAAGCGCGGATATTATGCCACAGTACCGACAGGAAGCACCCAAAACGCCGCCACACATACTCCTGCATTATTGTgcatttaaagcaatttggGACTGGGTGATATTgtgtttaacattttataCAGCCATCATG GTGCCATACAATGTagcgtttaaaaataaaacctcaGAGGATGTTTCCCTGCTCGTGGTCGATTCGATAGTCGATGTTATATTCTTTATAGATATTG TTTTAAACTTCCATACAACGTTCGTGGGTCCCGGAGGCGAGGTTGTTAGTGACCCAAAGGTGATCCGAATGAACTACCTAAAGTCGTGGTTCATCATCGACCTACTGAGCTGCCTGCCATACGACGTGTTCAACGCGTTCGATCGGGATGAGGACGGTATCGGTTCCCTGTTCAGTGCCCTCAAGGTGGTCCGACTTCTGCGTCTGGGGAGGGTGGTGCGAAAACTGGACCGCTACCTGGAGTACGGGGCCGCCATGTTGATCCTGCTGCTCTGCTTCTACATGCTGGTGGCCCATTGGCTAGCCTGCATATGGTACTCGATTGGTCGCAGCGATGCGGATAATGGG ATCCAGTACAGCTGGCTGTGGAAGCTGGCGAATGTCACCCAGTCGCCGTACTCGTATATATGGAGTAATGACACCGGGCCAGAATTGGTTAATGGGCCGTCACGGAAAAGCATGTACGTGACGGCCCTATATTTCACCATGACCTGCATGACCTCG GTGGGCTTTGGCAATGTCGCCGCGGAGACAGACAACGAGAAGGTGTTCACCATCTGCATGATGATCATTGCAG CTCTGCTGTATGCCACGATCTTTGGTCACGTTACCACCATCATCCAGCAGATGACGTCGGCTACGGCCAAGTATCACGACATGCTGAACAATGTGCGCGAGTTCATGAAGCTGCACGAGGTGCCGAAGGCTCTCAGCGAACGAGTGATGGACTATGTCGTCTCCACCTGGGCCATGACCAAGGGTCTGGATACCGAGAAG GTACTAAACTATTGTCCGAAAGATATGAAGGCTGACATATGTGTTCATCTAAATCGCAAAGTATTTAACGAGCATCCGGCATTTCGTCTGGCCTCGGATGGTTGTCTCCGGGCACTGGCGATGCACTTTATGATGTCGCACTCGGCGCCGGGGGATCTGCTCTATCACACCGGCGAGAGCATCGATAGCCTATGCTTCATCGTTACCGGCAGCCTAGAGGTGATACAGGACGACGAGGTTGTGGCAATATTGG GCAAGGGCGACGTCTTCGGCGATCAATTCTGGAAGGACTCGGCCGTTGGCCAGAGTGCGGCCAATGTGCGTGCTCTGACCTATTGTGATTTGCATGCCATCAAACGTGATAAATTGCTCGAAGTCCTCGATTTTTATTCGGCATTTGCGAATAGCTTTGCACGCAATCTGGTGCTCACCTACAATCTCAGACATCGACTGATTTTTCGCAAGGTGGCCGATGTGAAGCGCGAAAAAGAATTGGCCGAACGGCGTAAGAACGAGCCGCAATTGCCCCAGAATCAGGACCATCTCGTCCGGAAGATCTTCTCCAAATTCCGTCGCACTCCGCAGGTCCAAGCGGGCAGTAAGGAGCTCGTCGGCGGTTCCGGCCAAAGTGATGTCGAGAAGGGTGACGGCGAGGTGGAGCGAACTAAG CTACCAGCCAAACTGACACTGACCGAGGACGCTCGCATCCTCAGCACCGCCGCGGCGCcctcgccatcgccatccccATCGCCCTCATCGGGTCCACCATCTGCGCGCAGTACACGGGCCAGCAAGTGGGGACGCCTCCTGGGCAGTTCAAGCGTCGATTCAGCTAGCGACACCAGCGCCAAGGTAGCCGTCTCGAGAAGTTTGAGCGCCCGCGAAAGCCTCCGAGAGAGCACCGCCCAAGCGCGGCAGAGTAGTACTTCGAGTAGCAATGGTGGACAAGGCAACAAA GTTTTTCCCAAGGCGCCCAAGCTGCAAGCTAGCCAGGCCACCCTTGCCCGCCAGGACACCATCGACGAGGGTGGCGAGGTGGACTCCTCGCCGCCAAGTCGCGACAGTCGCGTGGTCATCGAGGGTGCAGCCGTCTCCTCGGCCACCGTGGGACCATCGCCGCCAGTGGCTACCACAtcctcggcggcggcgggagCTGGAGTATCTGGAGGACCAGGAAGTGGAGGCACTGTGGTGGCCATTGTCACCAAAGCGGATCGCAATCTGGCCTTGGAGCGGGAGCGCCAAATCGAAATGGCCAGCTCGAGAGCCACCACATCGGATACGTACGATACCGGGTTGCGCGAGACGCCGCCCACGCTGGCGCAGCGCGATCTCATCGCCACCGTGCTGGACATGAAGGTGGATGTGCGGCTGGAGCTGCAGCGCATGCAGCAGCGGATTGGCCGCATCGAGGATCTGCTCGGCGAGCTGGTCAAGCGGCTGGCACCCGGTGCCGGTAGCGGTGGCACCGCTCCGGATAACAGCAGTGGCCAGACCACGCCCGGCGACGAGATTTGCGCGGGCTGCGGCgcgggcggcggcggcacaCCCACAACACAGGCTCCCCCAACATCTGCGGTAACCAGCCCAGTGGACACTGTGATAACCATTTCATCGCCAGGAGCATCAGGATCGGGTTCGGGAGCGGGATCAGCAGTAGCTGGCGCTGGTGGCGCTGGTCTGCTAAATCCGGGCGCCACAGTTGTGTCGAGCGCGGGAGGCAACGGCCTGGGGCCACTGATGCTCAAGAAGCGACGCTCGAAGAGCAGGAAAGCACCGGCGCCTCCTAAGCAGACACTCGCCTCGACGGCCGGCACCGCGACCGCAGCTCCAGCGGGCGTTGCCGGGTCTGGTATGACGACATCGGCGCCAGCGTCAGcagatcagcagcagcaacatcaatcGGCGGCGGATCAATCGCCCACAACGCCTGGGGCAGAACTGCTGCATCTTCGCCTGCTCGAGGAGGACTTTACGGCGGCCCAACTACCATCGACATCGTCTGGCGGCGCCGTAGGTGGTGGAGGATCCGGGTctggtgccacgcccacaacacCGCCACCCACCACAGCGGGGGGCAGTGGAAGCGGCACGCCCACCAGCACCACAGccacgaccacgcccacagGCAGCGGTACAGCAACGCGCGGCAAGCTGGACTTCCTGTAG